The Gadus morhua chromosome 18, gadMor3.0, whole genome shotgun sequence DNA segment GCGCAGCCCGCCAGCGCCTTCCCCCCGTCTCCTGCTTCCTCGGCAGCCAGCCCACCTCCAGTCCCAGCCCCCAGCAGACCCGTTGACTCCTCGAGGTTGCGGAAGCGGAAGAGGAAGGCGGACCCGGAGGACACGAGGGAGGATGAGCTGCTGGCCTACCTTGAGAGCTCTGACGGCGCTGCCATGGCTGCTTCACAGAAGCGGCACGAAGAGTGCCTGAGCGAGATGAAGGCGCTGAGGGAGGATCGGAGGGAGCTCCTCCAGTTGTTCGGCCGGATGGTGGACAAGATGTGAGGCGGGCATGACGACAACAGACACAAACGTTTAAAGAAGACTTtctctttttctattttaacgttttatttttttaagttagATTAACCTTTTGTTTTGTACTCTCAACAAAGTGTGTGCTAAATTTCACTGAGTACATCTCTACTAGCCTACTAAGATTGTCATGACGCAAATTCCCCTTTCAGTTTTCCTTTAACGAAAATTTGATCAGGATAGTATCCTGATCCTCACCTATATAAATCTCAGCCAAGTACTATTGAATTCTACATTAGAGACTAGAACATTTCAACAATTGGGCCTAATAAATTCACCAGAGAAAGTGCATCTCAAAAAGGAAATTAACCCTAAAGCTAAAATTACAAATCAACAAAAGTAACATGATGGGATTTTGATTGCAATCACGTTTTTTCGGTTGAAAACTGTTTAGTTTGGATCTGTTTGGATCAATTCACTTACAAACTACCTTTCCCATAATGCACTATGATGTATCACGGAAGAAAAAAGAATCCAAGCAGGCGGTCCGACGTCCAAGGTGCAGATAAAAGGATCTTCTGTGGACTTATGTTAAAACAATACTTGTGTTAGATCAGTGTTAACAGTTCACCTCCTTTATTacataataaagaaaaatcGTTTCGGACTTGCATTGCAACACTGGAATGAGCACTTTCTGAACAAGAGGTAAACAATTTGGCTTTAAGTAAACTCTGCTGCACTGTTGTTTCGGGAGTTTATTCCCGAAAGCCTTGACACTTACTGGCTTGGTTAAATGTCAATGGACGTGGTTGTTGTGTTTAACATATAAATGAGCAAAAGATGTGTCTTTGAACGTCATTTAGTGCGGTCTAAACtactttgaaaatgtaattGCTCTCTTTTTTCAGAAAACTTAAAAAAATGTCAAAGACTCAGAGAGTGGGAGAACGGCTGCCTGAGGATGTTGGCACTGATGATTGCATGGATTCATACACGTATACTTACAGTCCCGATTTACTGAAGTACGTATGTCCAAGTTATATCCTCTCAattattatgctttttcttttCTCAGATCACATTGAATGTAGGGTATCATGATATAACCTCTGTAATTCCATTATAATAGCCAGTTTGTCTTATATCTAGGGATCAAGTAGCGTTCATAACTGGTGGGGGCTCTGGCATCGGGTTTCGTATAGCAGAGGTGTTCATGAGGTAAGTCGAATGTTAAACCATAATATACGTGTAACCTAATGTCAGCGTccaatgaaaccaaacatttaCTTGTGTGACTGTTCTGGGTCTTTCATAAATCTTCTGCAGTAGTCTGACAGGGTGATTTTATTAAGTCATACTAGGTGACTAACTACTAGCTGAAGTTCAACCTGATTCATGTTTCCTCCCGTCAGGCATGGCTGTGACACAGTGATTGCCAGCAGGAACCTGGATAAACTAAAAGAGGTGACATACAGTTACATGACACAATATTACAGAACTATTACAGGAAAGTATGTTAGAGAACACTGCAAAGTTATTAGATAactttaaggtgtgtgtgtgtgtgtgtgtgtgtgtgtgtgtgtgtgtgtgtgtgtgtgtgtgtgtgtgtgtgtgtgtgtttgtgtttgctacGCTTCTGTCCAGGCAGCTAACAAGCTGTCGACTGCGACTGGACGCCGCTGCCTGCCTCTGCATATTGATGTCAGAAACCCTGAAACCATCACTGCAGCCGTGGAGGAGACTCTGAAAGAACTGGGCCACATCAACATCCTGATCAACAGTAGGTCTTCTtatctgtgcatttgtgtgactCTCTCACAGCCGTACCCAAgcatgtatacatacacacataatggtattttgtttgaataactgCTGATTGTTGTAATTTTAATAATAGCCAAAACTTTCTTTATTTGTTGtcgattcattcatttattgggTGCTCTCATCAACACTGATATCATGGTCTGCGTGTACAACatgtgtagtggtggtgggtgaAAGAGCAGCTATATCAGTTGTGCTGTGAATAATTGACTCCtacagtctctccctcttgcatCCTCGACCATTCTCCCCACCTCCACTAGGGGGCCTTATTGAGTTCACTGGGCTGGAGCCTTCCATGAAGTCACCAGAGTCATGCCCGATGTATAAACTTGCATGTACTTCCCGCATGCATTTTACTTTCCGTCTTCATAATGGTATTGCCTACACCTTAAATATGTGTTTGAATTACTTCAAAAAAGATGCAGCTGGCAACTTCCTGTGCCCAGCATCggccctctccttcaacgcctTCAAAACTGTGATGGAGATTGACACCATGGGCACCTTCAATGCCAGCAAAGTGATCTACGAGAAGTGGTTCAAGGTCCGGTAAAAAGACATGCTTCCTGTCTCAGTCAGCAAAAATTTTCAGCTGTTTAATATAGTTCATCTGCCAAGAAAAACATCAATTACATGTAGCAAATGGTGCCATTCATAATGATGATTAAATCTGTAAAAGTTCTAGCAAATTGCCAGCGATTTTAAAAACACCCACTTTACATTCACTATCCGTTTCGATGCTCTGTTAAAACAATACAAGAATAAAACTAAATTCTTACTCTGTGTGCTTTGGGCTTAATGTGGTTTATCTGAGCAGGATCATGGCGGGAACATCGTGA contains these protein-coding regions:
- the decr2 gene encoding peroxisomal 2,4-dienoyl-CoA reductase [(3E)-enoyl-CoA-producing] isoform X3, whose product is MSKTQRVGERLPEDVGTDDCMDSYTYTYSPDLLKDQVAFITGGGSGIGFRIAEVFMRHGCDTVIASRNLDKLKEAANKLSTATGRRCLPLHIDVRNPETITAAVEETLKELGHINILINNAAGNFLCPASALSFNAFKTVMEIDTMGTFNASKVIYEKWFKDHGGNIVNISATLGYRGQGLQVHAGSAKAANDAMTKHLAVEWGPSGVRVNTLAPGPISGTEGYRRLGGPQGEARGAFSSIPLQRAGNKTEMAHGVLFLASRVSSYMTGAALVMDGGAWLTSANDVAAMLGHWSTEARRDK